The following coding sequences lie in one Fusarium poae strain DAOMC 252244 chromosome 1, whole genome shotgun sequence genomic window:
- a CDS encoding hypothetical protein (BUSCO:37071at5125), giving the protein MPSPAHSQPPPEPMATLLIGPKQHRFKVNKRLICATSPFFAERFGDPSSSKSISLWLPRESSSMFSLFVDWVHLGLRFRPHLEEMISNAHDAGSEACQDIHWCLIRLHLFASRLGLYRLQDLAMDAIQDLYLRCDWDVPSGLITFLYTECEDLAAIRLRRWAVAMVAFSFTGGPRLTFDPQEESATSEPTRFSDLLEQLPEFATDYDVHMEKMRLSGLDIRFKNPQLRIPANRLRNDERAFGFRQCSFHSHRSSVGERRCPHESGSTKHYRVRRQSKERSPESNGLSAPNRRYRDVVPRPLFSRPTDSDIEEDDDDEISKAIKHVRSISSTLKT; this is encoded by the coding sequence ATGCCATCGCCTGCGCATTCACAGCCTCCACCAGAGCCAATGGCAACATTGCTTATTGGCCCCAAGCAGCATCGCTTCAAGGTCAACAAGCGGTTGATATGCGCTACCTCTCCATTCTTTGCTGAGCGCTTCGGAGACCCATCAAGCTCAAAATCGATCTCACTATGGCTTCCCCGCGAATCTTCTTCCATGTTCAGCCTCTTTGTTGATTGGGTCCACCTCGGCCTCCGCTTTCGCCCACACCTCGAAGAGATGATCTCAAATGCTCATGATGCCGGCTCTGAAGCCTGTCAGGATATACATTGGTGTCTGATTCGGCTACATCTCTTTGCATCTCGCCTCGGTCTCTACCGCCTTCAAGACCTTGCCATGGACGCCATCCAGGATCTTTATCTCCGCTGTGACTGGGATGTTCCCTCGGGACTTATCACATTCCTTTACACTGAATGTGAAGACCTTGCTGCCATCCGACTTCGGCGATGGGCTGTTGCCATGGTTGCATTCTCCTTCACTGGCGGGCCGCGTCTGACATTTGACCCCCAAGAAGAGTCAGCAACATCAGAACCCACTCGATTCAGTGATCTGCTTGAACAGCTCCCAGAATTTGCTACTGACTACGATGTCCATATGGAGAAGATGCGACTCTCCGGGCTCGACATTCGATTCAAGAACCCACAACTACGCATTCCAGCCAACCGTCTTCGCAATGATGAGCGTGCCTTTGGTTTCCGCCAATGTTCCTTCCACTCACACCGCTCAAGTGTCGGCGAGCGCCGATGCCCTCATGAGTCTGGCTCAACAAAACATTATCGCGTTCGTCGGCAATCCAAAGAGCGAAGTCCAGAGTCTAACGGATTATCTGCTCCCAACCGGAGGTATCGCGACGTTGTCCCTAGACCGCTCTTCTCCCGGCCAACAGACTCGGATATCGaagaggacgatgatgatgaaattTCGAAGGCTATCAAGCATGTGAGGTCGATCTCAAGTACGCTCAAAACATGA